One genomic region from Nocardia vinacea encodes:
- a CDS encoding metal-sulfur cluster assembly factor, producing the protein MSETPVTETAEQVELSAEDIKQLEDIEEAMRDVVDPELGINVVDLGLVYGMSVDQDNIVTLDMTLTSAACPLTDVIEDQSRNALVRSGLAEDLKINWVWMPPWGPDKITEDGREQLRALGFTV; encoded by the coding sequence ATGAGTGAGACACCAGTCACCGAAACGGCCGAGCAGGTCGAACTTTCGGCCGAGGACATCAAGCAACTCGAGGACATCGAGGAGGCGATGCGCGACGTCGTCGACCCCGAACTCGGCATCAATGTTGTCGACCTCGGCTTGGTCTACGGTATGAGCGTCGACCAGGACAATATCGTCACCCTCGATATGACCCTCACCTCGGCGGCCTGCCCGCTGACCGATGTCATCGAGGATCAGTCCCGCAACGCCCTCGTCCGTTCCGGCCTGGCCGAGGACCTCAAGATCAACTGGGTCTGGATGCCCCCGTGGGGCCCCGACAAGATCACCGAAGACGGCCGCGAGCAACTCCGCGCCTTGGGGTTCACGGTCTAG
- the sufU gene encoding Fe-S cluster assembly sulfur transfer protein SufU produces MRMEQMYQEVILDHYKHPHHRGLREPFGAEVHHVNPTCGDEVTLRVQLDDNGDVADVSYDGQGCSISQAATSILTDQVIGLPVQQALKVVDSYNEMISSRGTVEGDEDMIGDGIALGGVSKYPARVKCALLGWLAFKDAVIRITSAEEAKRIMGSDISTNGKTS; encoded by the coding sequence ATGCGCATGGAGCAGATGTACCAGGAAGTGATCCTGGATCACTACAAGCACCCGCATCACCGCGGGCTGCGGGAGCCGTTCGGCGCCGAGGTGCACCACGTCAACCCGACCTGCGGTGACGAGGTGACCCTGCGCGTCCAGCTCGACGACAACGGTGATGTCGCCGATGTCTCCTACGACGGTCAGGGCTGTTCGATCAGTCAGGCCGCCACCTCGATCCTCACCGATCAGGTGATCGGATTGCCGGTGCAGCAGGCGCTGAAGGTCGTCGACTCGTACAACGAGATGATCTCCAGCCGCGGCACCGTCGAGGGCGACGAGGACATGATCGGCGACGGTATCGCGCTGGGCGGAGTGTCCAAGTATCCGGCGCGGGTCAAATGCGCGCTGCTCGGCTGGCTGGCGTTCAAGGATGCGGTGATCCGGATAACCTCCGCGGAAGAGGCCAAGCGGATCATGGGCAGCGACATCTCCACGAATGGAAAAACGTCATGA
- a CDS encoding cysteine desulfurase, with the protein MTATVRTLDVARIRADFPILNRTVRDGKPLVYLDSGATSQRPLAVLDAERKFLTESNSAVHRGAHQLAEEATDAYEGARADIGRFVGVDADEIVFTKNATESLNLVTYSFADSRFPYHVGRGDEIVITELEHHANLVPWQELARRTGATLKWYGITDDGRIDLDSLELSPATKVVAFTHQSNVTGAVTDVAELVRRAKEVGALTVLDACQSVPHMPVNFRELGVDFAAFSGHKMLGPSGVGVLYGRRALFAETPPFITGGSMIETVTMEGSTYAPPPQRFEAGVPMTSQVVGLGAAVRYLEAIGMEAVAAHEHALTGAALDGLAAIAGVRIVGPTENIDRGGAVSFVVDGIHAHDVGQILDDEGVAVRVGHHCAWPLMRRLGVQATARASFAVYNTLDEVDQLVAAVRKAQSFFGVA; encoded by the coding sequence ATGACCGCCACGGTCCGCACCCTCGACGTCGCCCGCATCCGGGCCGACTTCCCGATCCTGAACCGCACGGTTCGGGACGGGAAACCGTTGGTGTACCTGGACTCCGGCGCGACCTCGCAGCGTCCGCTCGCGGTACTCGACGCGGAACGGAAGTTCCTGACCGAGAGCAATTCGGCGGTGCACCGCGGTGCGCACCAGCTGGCCGAGGAGGCGACCGACGCGTACGAGGGCGCCCGCGCCGATATCGGCCGGTTCGTCGGAGTGGACGCGGATGAGATCGTGTTCACCAAGAACGCGACCGAATCGCTGAACTTGGTGACCTACTCGTTCGCCGACAGCCGGTTCCCGTACCACGTGGGCCGCGGCGACGAGATCGTCATCACCGAGCTGGAACACCACGCGAATCTCGTGCCGTGGCAGGAGCTCGCGCGCCGCACCGGCGCGACGCTGAAGTGGTACGGCATCACCGATGACGGCCGCATCGATCTCGATTCACTCGAATTGTCGCCCGCCACCAAGGTTGTCGCGTTCACGCACCAGTCGAATGTGACCGGTGCGGTCACCGATGTCGCCGAATTGGTCCGTCGGGCAAAGGAAGTCGGCGCGCTCACCGTGCTGGATGCCTGCCAGTCGGTGCCGCATATGCCGGTGAACTTCCGTGAACTCGGCGTCGACTTCGCCGCGTTCTCCGGGCACAAGATGCTCGGACCGTCCGGTGTCGGTGTGCTCTACGGGCGGCGCGCGCTGTTCGCGGAGACCCCGCCGTTCATCACCGGCGGTTCGATGATCGAGACCGTCACCATGGAGGGCAGCACCTACGCACCGCCGCCGCAGCGTTTCGAGGCCGGTGTGCCGATGACCTCGCAGGTGGTCGGATTGGGCGCGGCCGTGCGGTATCTCGAAGCGATCGGTATGGAAGCCGTTGCGGCACATGAACATGCGCTCACCGGTGCGGCGCTGGACGGACTCGCCGCGATCGCGGGCGTGCGGATCGTCGGCCCGACCGAGAACATCGACCGCGGCGGCGCGGTGTCGTTCGTGGTCGACGGCATCCACGCCCATGACGTCGGGCAGATTCTGGACGACGAGGGTGTCGCCGTGCGAGTGGGCCACCACTGCGCGTGGCCGCTGATGCGCCGCCTCGGCGTGCAAGCGACGGCCCGTGCGTCGTTCGCGGTTTACAACACCCTGGATGAGGTAGACCAGCTGGTAGCCGCCGTGCGGAAGGCCCAGAGCTTCTTCGGAGTTGCATAA
- the sufC gene encoding Fe-S cluster assembly ATPase SufC encodes MTTLEIKDLHVEVANPDESGEPIKILTGVNLTISSGETHAIMGPNGSGKSTLSYAIAGHPKYTVTSGSITLDGEDVLAMSVDERARAGLFLAMQYPVEVPGVSMSNFLRTAATAVRGEAPKLRTWVKEVKESMNELEIDAAFADRSVNEGFSGGEKKRHEILQLGLLKPKIAILDETDSGLDVDALRIVSEGVNRYKERENGGVLLITHYTRILRYIQPEFVHVFVGGRIVAEGGAELAEELDANGYVRFTQSSHTPSASPTAIPESATAGA; translated from the coding sequence ATGACCACCCTGGAAATCAAGGACCTGCACGTCGAGGTCGCCAACCCGGACGAGTCCGGCGAGCCCATCAAAATCCTTACGGGCGTGAACCTCACCATCTCCTCCGGTGAGACGCACGCGATCATGGGCCCGAACGGCTCCGGCAAGTCGACTCTGTCGTACGCGATCGCCGGACACCCGAAGTACACGGTGACCTCCGGTTCGATCACCCTCGACGGCGAGGACGTCCTCGCGATGTCCGTCGACGAGCGGGCGCGGGCGGGCCTGTTCCTGGCCATGCAGTACCCGGTCGAGGTGCCCGGTGTCTCGATGTCGAACTTCCTGCGCACCGCCGCCACCGCGGTCCGCGGTGAGGCCCCCAAGCTGCGCACCTGGGTCAAGGAGGTGAAGGAGTCGATGAACGAGCTGGAGATCGACGCCGCCTTCGCCGATCGCAGCGTGAACGAGGGCTTCTCCGGCGGTGAGAAGAAGCGTCACGAGATCCTGCAGCTGGGTCTGCTCAAGCCGAAGATCGCGATCCTGGACGAAACCGACTCCGGCCTGGACGTCGACGCGCTGCGCATCGTCTCCGAGGGCGTCAACCGCTACAAGGAGCGCGAGAACGGTGGTGTGCTGCTGATCACGCACTACACCCGCATCCTGCGCTACATCCAGCCCGAATTCGTGCACGTATTCGTCGGCGGCCGCATCGTCGCCGAGGGCGGCGCCGAGCTGGCCGAGGAACTCGACGCCAATGGCTACGTCCGCTTCACGCAAAGCTCACACACCCCGTCGGCTTCGCCGACTGCCATCCCCGAGTCCGCTACCGCTGGAGCCTGA
- the sufD gene encoding Fe-S cluster assembly protein SufD yields MATGVIGAVEGENPTAKPIQNPGAGAATNKGEVFTSYDVNAFEVPSGKDEAWRFTPLRRLRGLHDGTAVRDGKATVEVSSVAGVHVETVARTDSRLGAAGVPSDRVAAQAYSGFESATVVSVGAETEVAEAVIVTVTGPGEGKTAYGHLQIRLGNFAVATVVIDQRGSGTYAENVEFVLGDSAKLTVVAVQDWADDAVNTTAHHAELGRDATLRHIAVTLGGDLVRLTANVRYDGPGGDAELLGLYFADAGQHFEQRLLIDHAVPHCKSNVLYKGALQGDPHSPKGDARTVWVGDVLIRAAAEGTDTFEVNRNLVLTDGARADSVPNLEIETGEIVGAGHASATGRFDDEQLFYLRARGIPEDAARRLVVRGFFHEIIQKIAVPEIRERLEAAIEAELAAIGV; encoded by the coding sequence ATGGCGACTGGTGTAATTGGAGCGGTCGAGGGCGAGAACCCCACGGCTAAGCCGATTCAGAACCCGGGCGCAGGGGCCGCGACCAACAAGGGTGAGGTCTTCACCTCCTACGACGTGAACGCCTTCGAGGTGCCTTCGGGCAAGGACGAGGCGTGGCGGTTCACCCCGCTGCGTCGACTGCGCGGTCTGCACGACGGCACCGCGGTCCGCGACGGCAAGGCCACGGTCGAGGTCTCCTCGGTCGCCGGTGTGCACGTGGAGACGGTGGCGCGCACCGACTCTCGTCTCGGTGCGGCCGGTGTGCCGTCGGATCGTGTTGCCGCCCAGGCATATTCGGGCTTCGAGTCGGCGACGGTCGTGTCGGTCGGCGCGGAGACCGAGGTCGCCGAGGCGGTGATCGTCACGGTCACCGGTCCCGGCGAGGGCAAGACCGCCTACGGGCACCTGCAGATTCGCCTCGGCAATTTCGCCGTCGCCACCGTGGTCATCGATCAGCGTGGCAGCGGAACCTACGCCGAGAATGTCGAATTCGTGCTGGGTGACAGTGCGAAGCTGACCGTCGTCGCGGTCCAGGACTGGGCCGACGACGCCGTGAACACCACCGCGCACCATGCCGAGCTCGGTCGCGACGCGACCCTGCGGCATATCGCGGTGACACTGGGCGGCGATCTGGTGCGCCTCACCGCGAACGTTCGTTACGACGGTCCCGGCGGCGACGCCGAACTGCTCGGCCTCTACTTCGCCGATGCCGGTCAGCACTTCGAGCAGCGCCTGCTCATCGATCACGCGGTTCCGCACTGCAAGTCGAATGTGCTGTACAAGGGTGCGCTGCAGGGCGATCCGCATTCGCCCAAGGGCGATGCCCGCACGGTGTGGGTCGGTGACGTGCTCATCCGCGCCGCCGCCGAGGGCACCGACACCTTCGAGGTGAACCGCAACCTGGTGCTCACCGACGGCGCGCGCGCCGATTCGGTGCCGAACCTGGAGATCGAGACCGGCGAGATCGTCGGCGCCGGACACGCATCGGCGACCGGTCGTTTCGACGACGAGCAGCTGTTCTACCTGCGCGCTCGCGGTATTCCGGAGGATGCGGCCCGCCGTCTGGTAGTGCGCGGCTTCTTCCACGAGATCATCCAGAAAATCGCGGTCCCCGAGATCCGGGAGCGGCTGGAGGCGGCCATCGAGGCCGAACTCGCCGCGATCGGCGTCTGA
- the sufB gene encoding Fe-S cluster assembly protein SufB has protein sequence MTTTTDQVQPLTQEETIASLGKYGYGWADSDVAGASAQRGLSEAVVRDISAKKNETDWMLEHRLKALRIFDRKPMPSWGSNLDGIDFDNIKYFVRSSEKQAESWEDLPEDIKNTYDKLGIPEAEKQRLVAGVAAQYESEVVYHSIREDLEKQGVIFLDTDTGLREHPEIFEQYFGSVIPAGDNKFSALNTAVWSGGSFIYVPPGVHVDIPLQAYFRINTENMGQFERTLIIVDEGAYVHYVEGCTAPIYKSDSLHSAVVEIIVKKGGRCRYTTIQNWSNNVYNLVTKRAKAEAGATMEWVDGNIGSKVTMKYPAVWMTGEHARGEVLSVAFAGPGQHQDTGAKMLHLAPHTSSTIISKSVARGGGRASYRGLVQVNKGAHGSKSTVKCDALLVDTISRSDTYPYVDIREDDVTMGHEATVSKVSEDQLFYLMSRGLTEDEAMAMVVRGFVEPIAKELPMEYALELNRLIELQMEGAVG, from the coding sequence ATGACGACGACCACCGACCAGGTGCAACCGCTCACTCAGGAAGAAACCATTGCTTCCCTGGGCAAATACGGTTACGGCTGGGCCGATTCGGATGTGGCCGGTGCCAGTGCGCAACGAGGCCTGTCCGAGGCTGTCGTCCGCGACATCTCGGCCAAGAAGAACGAGACCGATTGGATGCTCGAGCACCGGCTAAAGGCATTGCGCATCTTCGATCGCAAGCCGATGCCGAGTTGGGGCTCCAACCTCGACGGTATCGACTTCGACAACATCAAGTACTTCGTGCGCTCCAGCGAGAAGCAGGCCGAGAGCTGGGAAGACCTGCCCGAGGACATCAAGAACACCTACGACAAGCTCGGCATCCCGGAGGCGGAGAAGCAGCGCCTGGTCGCCGGTGTCGCCGCGCAGTACGAGTCGGAGGTCGTCTACCACTCGATCCGCGAGGACCTCGAGAAGCAGGGGGTCATCTTCCTGGACACCGACACCGGTCTGCGCGAGCATCCGGAGATCTTCGAGCAGTACTTCGGCTCGGTGATCCCGGCCGGTGACAACAAGTTCTCCGCGCTGAATACCGCCGTGTGGTCGGGTGGTTCGTTCATCTACGTGCCGCCGGGCGTGCACGTCGATATTCCGCTGCAGGCCTACTTCCGGATCAATACCGAGAATATGGGTCAGTTCGAGCGGACCCTGATCATCGTCGACGAGGGCGCCTACGTGCACTACGTCGAGGGCTGCACCGCGCCGATCTACAAGTCCGATTCGCTGCACTCCGCGGTGGTCGAGATCATCGTGAAGAAGGGCGGCCGCTGCCGCTACACCACCATCCAGAACTGGTCGAACAACGTCTACAACCTGGTCACCAAGCGGGCCAAGGCCGAGGCGGGCGCGACCATGGAATGGGTCGACGGCAATATCGGCTCCAAGGTCACCATGAAGTACCCGGCGGTCTGGATGACCGGTGAGCACGCCCGTGGTGAGGTCCTGTCGGTGGCCTTCGCCGGTCCCGGCCAGCACCAGGACACCGGCGCGAAGATGCTGCACCTGGCGCCGCACACCTCGTCCACCATCATCAGCAAGTCGGTGGCGCGCGGTGGCGGCCGGGCCTCCTACCGCGGTCTGGTTCAGGTCAACAAGGGCGCACACGGTTCCAAGTCGACCGTGAAATGTGATGCGCTGCTGGTCGATACGATCAGTCGTTCCGACACCTACCCGTACGTCGATATCCGCGAGGACGACGTGACGATGGGCCATGAGGCCACCGTCTCGAAGGTGTCCGAGGACCAGCTGTTCTACCTGATGAGCCGCGGCCTCACCGAGGACGAGGCCATGGCGATGGTCGTGCGCGGCTTCGTCGAGCCGATCGCCAAGGAACTCCCGATGGAATACGCATTGGAACTGAACCGGCTCATCGAGCTGCAGATGGAAGGGGCCGTTGGCTGA
- a CDS encoding metalloregulator ArsR/SmtB family transcription factor, whose translation MKTVGLPHDEDRGAGRRTGAGSVAAPAPLVTGGEGHTRAAVVQLLLEEGPITATAIGTKLGLTPAGVRRHLDALIESGQARASRSAPWQQKGRGRPAKQYQLTAVGRGRLGHAYDDLAGAALRQLGEIGGEQAIADFARKRARTIVEGIEPVAEHTPETTTAKADEIAEAFTDAGFAASTRKVGAGVQICQHHCPVAHVAEEFPQLCEAELEAFRDLLGTHVQRLATIANGDCACTTHVPLFVLPITDNASHKTAAQPAVVRTNDSGRSAE comes from the coding sequence GTGAAAACCGTGGGTTTACCGCACGACGAGGATCGAGGGGCCGGTCGCCGTACCGGTGCCGGGTCTGTTGCTGCGCCCGCGCCCCTGGTCACGGGCGGTGAAGGACATACTCGCGCCGCCGTGGTTCAGCTGCTGCTCGAAGAGGGCCCGATCACCGCGACCGCGATCGGCACCAAGCTCGGCCTGACGCCGGCCGGCGTCCGTCGGCACCTGGACGCCCTGATCGAATCCGGTCAGGCGCGGGCCAGCCGCTCGGCGCCGTGGCAGCAGAAGGGTCGCGGCCGTCCCGCCAAGCAATATCAGCTGACGGCCGTCGGCCGGGGACGGCTCGGCCACGCCTACGACGATCTGGCCGGTGCGGCCCTTCGCCAGCTGGGTGAGATCGGCGGGGAGCAGGCGATTGCCGATTTCGCGCGCAAGCGGGCGCGGACCATCGTCGAGGGCATCGAACCGGTCGCCGAACACACCCCCGAGACCACCACCGCCAAGGCGGACGAGATCGCCGAGGCCTTCACCGACGCCGGATTCGCCGCGTCCACCCGCAAGGTCGGCGCGGGCGTGCAGATCTGCCAGCACCACTGCCCGGTGGCCCACGTCGCCGAGGAATTCCCACAGTTGTGCGAGGCCGAACTCGAGGCTTTCCGGGACCTGCTCGGAACCCACGTGCAGCGACTTGCGACGATCGCCAATGGCGACTGCGCGTGCACTACCCATGTGCCGCTGTTCGTTCTCCCTATCACCGATAACGCTTCCCATAAAACCGCTGCACAGCCCGCAGTGGTACGTACGAACGACTCCGGAAGGAGTGCCGAATGA
- the mptB gene encoding polyprenol phosphomannose-dependent alpha 1,6 mannosyltransferase MptB, protein MSGEHGEPGVERSRSTTLIRLRRTAPISTAVALGRRIIGLDVPPDHTVGDTLHINEPEAAELNPQETAQLRRVRLLGATGAVMMAIGALGLGAQPTLQNPTYGKAILGLPARVHNSGLATTMVGTVIVMLAWLLLGRFALGLQSNRIRRISRSQLDRTLLLWIIPLSVAPPMFSQDVYSYLAQGEIAASGLDPYDVGPVQGLGQDHILTRSVPNIWQNSPAPYGPLSIWLGKGIAEIVGDNMLAGVLLHRMLALLGVACIVWALPRLAQRCRVSPVAALWLGAVNPLVIFHLVSGVHNEAMMLGLMLVGLEYCLAALSNIGPMRGHTLVLLLSGTTLIALSAMVKIPSMLALAFVWMALSRKWGGDWRAVLRSALFLGCVTGTVMLAVCLGSGLGFGWIDTLTMANSVRSWMSLPTALGVVTGFGGVLLGLGDHTTALLSITRPIAALAASLIVVRLMVATWRGRLHPVGALGVAFGAVVLLFPVVQPWYLLWGIVPLAAWASRPAFRVPATIASAAISVMLMPSGSEIQPFVLIYAACITILTCTLMILATRKSLPWRLHHLGADTAPTAAGPSGPQS, encoded by the coding sequence ATGTCAGGCGAACACGGCGAACCAGGTGTCGAACGCAGCCGGTCGACCACCCTGATTCGCCTGCGTCGGACCGCGCCCATCAGCACCGCCGTTGCGCTGGGGCGCCGGATCATCGGTCTGGATGTCCCGCCCGACCACACCGTCGGCGACACCCTGCACATCAACGAACCCGAAGCCGCCGAACTCAACCCGCAGGAGACCGCACAACTGCGTCGCGTCCGTCTCCTGGGCGCGACGGGTGCGGTCATGATGGCCATCGGCGCGCTCGGTCTCGGCGCCCAGCCCACGCTGCAGAATCCGACCTACGGCAAGGCGATTCTCGGGCTGCCCGCGCGCGTGCACAATTCGGGACTGGCGACGACCATGGTCGGCACGGTCATCGTCATGTTGGCCTGGCTGCTGCTCGGCCGATTCGCACTCGGCTTGCAGTCCAACCGCATTCGCCGCATCAGCCGATCACAACTCGACCGCACACTGCTGCTGTGGATCATCCCGCTGTCGGTCGCACCGCCGATGTTCAGCCAGGATGTCTATTCCTATCTGGCCCAGGGTGAGATCGCGGCGAGCGGACTCGATCCCTATGACGTCGGCCCGGTACAGGGACTCGGCCAGGACCATATTCTGACGCGCAGCGTCCCCAATATCTGGCAGAATTCGCCCGCGCCATACGGCCCCCTCTCGATTTGGCTGGGCAAGGGCATCGCCGAAATCGTCGGCGACAATATGCTCGCCGGAGTGCTGCTGCACCGAATGCTGGCGTTGCTCGGCGTGGCCTGCATCGTTTGGGCACTGCCGCGACTGGCACAGCGCTGTCGGGTATCGCCGGTGGCCGCATTGTGGCTCGGCGCCGTGAACCCACTGGTGATATTCCACCTGGTATCCGGTGTACACAACGAGGCCATGATGCTCGGCCTGATGCTGGTCGGATTGGAATATTGTCTGGCGGCCCTGAGCAATATCGGACCGATGCGTGGACACACACTCGTGCTGCTCTTATCGGGCACCACCCTGATAGCGCTGTCCGCCATGGTCAAGATTCCGTCGATGCTGGCACTGGCATTCGTGTGGATGGCATTGAGCCGAAAATGGGGCGGTGATTGGCGTGCCGTGCTCAGATCCGCGCTATTCCTCGGCTGCGTCACCGGTACCGTCATGCTCGCGGTATGCCTGGGCAGCGGTCTCGGTTTCGGCTGGATAGACACCCTGACCATGGCCAACTCGGTGCGCAGCTGGATGTCGCTACCCACCGCGCTCGGGGTCGTCACCGGATTCGGCGGCGTTCTACTGGGATTGGGCGACCACACCACCGCCCTGTTGAGCATCACCCGACCGATCGCGGCGCTCGCGGCCTCGCTGATCGTGGTGCGGCTGATGGTGGCCACCTGGCGCGGACGGCTGCATCCGGTCGGTGCGCTCGGCGTCGCCTTCGGCGCGGTCGTCCTGCTGTTCCCGGTGGTGCAGCCTTGGTATCTGCTCTGGGGCATCGTCCCGCTGGCGGCGTGGGCCAGCCGACCCGCCTTCCGGGTCCCGGCCACGATCGCCTCGGCGGCGATCAGCGTCATGCTCATGCCTTCCGGCAGCGAAATCCAGCCTTTCGTCCTTATCTATGCGGCCTGCATCACCATCCTCACCTGCACGCTGATGATCCTCGCCACCCGCAAGTCGCTGCCGTGGCGGCTACACCACCTCGGCGCCGACACCGCGCCCACCGCCGCCGGTCCTTCCGGACCGCAGAGTTGA
- a CDS encoding ABC transporter ATP-binding protein encodes MVTAASEPAVCIDGVVKRYGETTAVAGISFAVERAQVLALLGPNGAGKTTTVEMCEGFKTPDAGSVRVLGLDPIADSDRLRPRIGVMLQGGGAYPGARAGEMLDLVAAYSADPLDPEWLLKTLGLQDNRRTPYRRLSGGQQQRLALACALVGKPEIVFLDEPTAGLDAQARLIVWELIDALRRDGVTVLLTTHMMDEAEQLADQLVIIDHGQIVASGTPAEVTAQGAAGQLRFTAPPKLDLRLLKTALPEGFSPRETMPGQYLVEGEIDPQVLATVTAWCAQQNVLATDIRIDQRRLEDVFLELTGRDLRG; translated from the coding sequence ATGGTGACCGCAGCCTCGGAACCCGCCGTCTGTATCGACGGCGTCGTCAAACGTTACGGCGAGACCACCGCCGTCGCCGGGATCAGCTTCGCGGTCGAACGGGCACAGGTGCTGGCCCTGCTCGGCCCGAACGGCGCGGGCAAGACCACGACGGTCGAAATGTGCGAGGGGTTCAAAACCCCGGATGCCGGGTCGGTCCGGGTCCTCGGACTCGATCCGATCGCCGACTCCGACCGGTTGCGGCCGCGCATCGGCGTCATGCTGCAGGGCGGTGGCGCGTACCCGGGTGCGCGCGCGGGCGAGATGCTCGATCTGGTCGCCGCCTACTCGGCCGATCCGCTCGATCCCGAGTGGTTGCTGAAAACCCTTGGCCTGCAGGACAACCGACGCACTCCGTACCGGCGGCTGTCCGGCGGCCAGCAGCAGCGGCTCGCCCTGGCCTGCGCACTGGTCGGGAAGCCGGAGATCGTCTTCCTCGACGAACCGACCGCGGGCCTGGACGCGCAGGCCCGGCTCATCGTGTGGGAGCTGATCGACGCGCTGCGCCGTGACGGGGTCACGGTGCTGCTCACCACGCACATGATGGACGAGGCCGAGCAACTGGCCGACCAACTGGTGATCATCGATCACGGACAGATCGTCGCCTCCGGAACACCCGCCGAGGTCACCGCACAGGGCGCGGCCGGTCAACTGCGCTTCACCGCCCCGCCGAAACTCGATCTGCGGCTGCTGAAAACCGCTCTGCCGGAAGGCTTCTCGCCGCGCGAGACGATGCCGGGACAGTATCTGGTCGAGGGTGAGATCGATCCGCAGGTACTGGCGACGGTGACCGCGTGGTGTGCGCAGCAGAATGTGCTGGCCACCGATATCCGAATCGATCAGCGTCGCCTCGAGGACGTCTTCCTGGAACTCACCGGACGGGACCTACGCGGATGA
- a CDS encoding ABC transporter permease, with translation MNQPDLAGNRFAPGTFTPDPRPSSRLAMMTAQTRLELILLLRNGEQLLLTMFIPITLLVGLSLLPFGDLGEDRVDKIVPAVMMVAVMSTAFTGQAIAVGFDRRYGALKRLGATPLPRWGIVAGKSAAVLIVVVMQAILLGAIGFALGWRPELAGLALGALVIALGTATFAAMGLLLGGTLKAEIVLALANILWFVMLGIASIVFASDDLPSAVNVLVRLVPSGALAVTLEDAMRTSIDWFGIAALAAWGGISGFLATRFFRFD, from the coding sequence ATGAATCAGCCAGATCTCGCCGGGAACCGCTTCGCGCCGGGCACTTTCACCCCCGATCCGCGCCCGAGCAGCCGCCTCGCCATGATGACCGCGCAGACCCGGCTCGAACTGATCCTGTTGCTGCGCAATGGCGAACAGCTGCTGCTCACCATGTTCATTCCGATCACGCTGCTGGTCGGGTTGAGTCTGTTGCCGTTCGGGGACCTCGGCGAGGACCGGGTCGACAAGATCGTGCCCGCGGTCATGATGGTCGCGGTCATGTCGACCGCCTTCACCGGACAGGCGATCGCGGTCGGATTCGACCGGCGCTACGGTGCGCTCAAACGCCTCGGCGCGACCCCACTCCCCCGCTGGGGCATTGTGGCGGGCAAGAGCGCCGCGGTGCTGATCGTTGTGGTGATGCAGGCAATTCTGTTGGGAGCCATCGGATTCGCGCTCGGCTGGCGACCGGAACTCGCCGGGCTCGCGCTCGGCGCGCTGGTGATCGCGCTCGGCACAGCCACTTTCGCGGCAATGGGTCTGCTGCTCGGCGGCACGCTCAAGGCGGAGATCGTGCTGGCGCTGGCGAATATCCTGTGGTTTGTCATGCTCGGCATTGCGAGCATCGTGTTCGCATCCGACGACCTGCCTTCGGCGGTGAATGTGCTCGTGCGGTTGGTGCCGTCCGGGGCGCTGGCCGTCACGCTGGAAGACGCCATGCGCACCAGCATCGACTGGTTCGGCATCGCCGCCCTCGCCGCATGGGGTGGGATCTCCGGCTTCCTCGCCACCCGCTTCTTCCGCTTCGACTAG